A genomic window from Brachyspira sp. SAP_772 includes:
- the ychF gene encoding redox-regulated ATPase YchF, translating to MALSIGIVGLPNVGKSTLFNALTNAHAEAANYPFCTIDKNEATAIIKDERVDKLANLFKSKKKVYNTTTFVDIAGLVKGASKGEGLGNKFLSHIREVNAVLHVVRVFEDGNITHIGEVDPLRDLDIILTELMLADIETLNARMERQKKVAKGSKAKAVEEEIALLEKILPELNNFKPIFSLDLTDTEKDILKPLFLLTSKSMMIGANLSENELANPEKNSHYVTLQNYAKERNIELIPFSAKIEADLQDLDEEERLSYLEDLGVKESGVERLTKAGHKLLKLLTFLTSGEDETRAWTVREGAYAPEAAGVIHSDFERGFISAEVINCDKLLELGSFVKAKEAGAIRLEGKQYLMQEGDVVTFRFNV from the coding sequence ATGGCTTTATCTATAGGAATAGTAGGACTTCCAAACGTAGGAAAATCAACACTTTTTAATGCACTAACAAATGCACACGCAGAGGCAGCTAATTATCCATTTTGTACTATAGATAAAAACGAAGCCACTGCTATAATAAAAGATGAAAGAGTTGATAAACTAGCAAATCTTTTTAAATCAAAAAAGAAAGTTTATAACACTACTACATTTGTTGATATAGCAGGACTTGTAAAGGGAGCTTCTAAGGGTGAAGGGCTTGGAAACAAATTCCTTTCACATATTAGAGAAGTAAATGCAGTTCTTCATGTTGTGAGAGTATTTGAAGATGGAAACATTACCCATATAGGAGAAGTTGATCCATTAAGAGATTTGGACATTATATTAACAGAACTTATGCTTGCAGATATTGAAACACTTAATGCAAGAATGGAGAGACAAAAAAAGGTTGCTAAAGGAAGCAAAGCAAAAGCAGTAGAAGAAGAGATTGCATTACTTGAAAAAATACTTCCAGAGTTAAATAATTTTAAGCCAATATTTAGTTTAGATTTAACCGACACAGAAAAAGATATATTAAAACCATTATTTTTATTAACATCAAAGAGCATGATGATAGGGGCTAATTTATCAGAAAATGAATTAGCTAACCCAGAAAAAAATTCTCATTATGTAACACTTCAAAATTATGCCAAAGAAAGAAATATAGAACTTATACCTTTCAGTGCTAAAATAGAAGCAGATTTGCAGGATTTGGACGAAGAGGAGAGATTAAGCTATTTAGAAGATTTGGGAGTTAAAGAATCTGGAGTAGAGAGATTAACTAAGGCAGGACATAAATTATTAAAGCTTTTAACATTCCTTACTTCTGGAGAAGATGAAACTAGGGCTTGGACTGTGAGAGAAGGTGCTTATGCTCCAGAGGCTGCTGGGGTTATACACAGTGATTTTGAGAGGGGATTTATTAGTGCTGAGGTTATTAACTGTGATAAACTTTTAGAGCTTGGAAGTTTTGTTAAGGCTAAAGAGGCTGGTGCTATTAGGCTTGAGGGCAAACAGTATCTTATGCAAGAGGGAGATGTTGTAACTTTTAGGTTCAATGTTTAA
- a CDS encoding DUF721 domain-containing protein has product MKEIIDILNEYSNKRNTNLYSYLKIANKWNIIMGDVLSKICYPSFFRNGILTVNVIDSVWANEIVMNKIKIFNNIKNETNIVVYNLVTRIDDINNNNFENNNKKNYIKKTITEEHKKWADKTIKESNIEDEKMREKFYNILLEAED; this is encoded by the coding sequence ATGAAAGAGATTATAGATATATTAAATGAATATTCAAACAAGAGAAATACTAATTTATATTCATATTTAAAAATTGCCAATAAGTGGAATATAATTATGGGTGATGTTTTATCTAAGATATGTTATCCTTCATTTTTTAGAAATGGTATTTTAACAGTTAATGTTATAGACAGTGTATGGGCTAATGAGATTGTTATGAATAAAATAAAAATATTTAATAATATAAAAAATGAAACTAATATTGTAGTTTATAATCTTGTTACAAGAATAGATGATATTAATAATAATAATTTTGAAAATAATAACAAAAAAAACTATATAAAAAAAACTATAACTGAAGAACATAAAAAATGGGCTGATAAAACTATAAAAGAATCTAATATAGAAGATGAGAAAATGAGAGAGAAATTTTATAATATTTTACTTGAGGCAGAGGATTAA
- a CDS encoding sigma-70 family RNA polymerase sigma factor, which translates to MFLIDDEYIKKSISIYKSTRSVITLKEINEHLSRYIYNYPRKAFGINHESALDFYCYYLERIENIILKYNETEVKFITWFTYTLRNSYLNYVDYKKRKEKHNNNVEEVSIDAPICNREAYTLHDVLYDTKSYSLSDYVDSTDDIESISLKMFNYIESVFNERDSLTFFMHNLELFINLVSKPLMNYFNISYEEAYSIIEKARATYIHKYNDIIKLQDSIANINSQIAENNRKGIFTIHLASKKQQRIKKLQSIKVTVSYDFLSKLFDITVNAVTKIIKKIKTQLKESFKL; encoded by the coding sequence ATGTTTCTTATTGATGATGAATATATAAAAAAGAGTATATCTATTTATAAGTCTACTAGAAGTGTAATTACATTAAAAGAGATTAATGAACATTTATCTAGATATATTTATAATTATCCAAGAAAGGCATTTGGAATTAATCATGAAAGTGCTTTAGATTTTTATTGCTATTATCTGGAGAGAATAGAAAATATTATACTAAAATATAATGAGACTGAAGTTAAGTTTATCACTTGGTTTACTTATACATTAAGAAATAGTTATTTAAATTATGTAGATTATAAAAAGAGAAAAGAAAAACATAATAATAATGTAGAAGAAGTTTCTATAGATGCTCCGATTTGTAATAGAGAGGCTTATACTTTGCATGATGTGTTATATGACACAAAAAGTTATTCTTTAAGCGATTATGTAGACAGTACTGATGATATAGAAAGTATCAGTTTGAAGATGTTTAATTATATAGAGAGTGTTTTTAATGAGAGGGATTCTCTAACATTCTTTATGCATAATTTGGAGCTATTTATAAATCTTGTTTCAAAACCATTAATGAATTATTTTAATATTTCTTATGAAGAGGCATATTCTATTATTGAAAAAGCAAGGGCTACTTACATACATAAATATAATGATATAATAAAGCTTCAAGATTCTATAGCAAATATTAATTCACAAATTGCAGAAAATAATAGAAAAGGAATTTTTACTATACATTTGGCTAGCAAAAAACAACAGCGAATAAAAAAATTGCAATCTATTAAAGTTACTGTTAGCTATGACTTTTTATCTAAGCTTTTTGATATTACTGTTAATGCTGTTACAAAGATTATAAAAAAGATAAAAACTCAATTAAAGGAGAGTTTTAAGCTATGA
- a CDS encoding serine dehydratase subunit alpha family protein codes for MDKKLYDNYINILKEELVPALGCTEPIAIAFAGAKVREVLGDMPESVVVKCSGNIIKNVKGVTVPNSNGLKGIDVAAVLGIVGGDASKNLEVLSSIKQEDIDNTKKLLKTDFCKCELIENVENLYIIIEAKNKKSNAIVEIRNGHTNITKIIKDGKEIFKSDDNSSSNSNTDRESLTVKDIYTFANEVKIEDIKDVISRQINMNTAISKEGIKNEYGASVGKTLLKYYGEDDIRNKAKAYASAGSDARMGGCAMPVVTNSGSGNQGITASIPVIEYASHLKVSEEKLYRALVLSNLIAILQKKHIGKLSAFCGVVCAATGAASGIAYLHDATYKQISDTIINALCTIGGMVCDGAKSSCASKIAEAIDCGILAFNMAKDGKVFKSGDGLVKDDVEATIDSIGRMAKEGMKATDVEILNIMIEK; via the coding sequence ATGGATAAAAAGCTGTATGATAATTATATTAATATTTTAAAAGAGGAGTTAGTTCCTGCTTTGGGATGTACTGAGCCTATAGCTATAGCTTTTGCTGGTGCTAAAGTAAGAGAGGTTTTGGGAGACATGCCTGAATCTGTTGTAGTGAAATGCAGCGGAAATATTATTAAAAACGTAAAAGGTGTTACGGTTCCTAATTCTAATGGGCTTAAAGGAATTGATGTTGCAGCTGTTTTGGGAATAGTTGGGGGAGATGCTAGTAAAAATCTTGAAGTATTAAGCAGTATTAAACAAGAAGATATTGACAATACAAAAAAATTACTTAAAACAGATTTTTGTAAGTGCGAGCTTATAGAAAACGTTGAAAACTTATATATTATCATTGAAGCTAAAAATAAAAAATCTAATGCTATAGTTGAAATAAGAAATGGACACACTAATATTACAAAAATAATTAAAGACGGCAAAGAAATTTTTAAATCTGATGACAATTCTTCTTCAAATTCTAATACAGACAGAGAGTCTCTCACCGTTAAAGATATATACACTTTTGCTAACGAAGTAAAAATAGAAGATATAAAAGATGTAATATCAAGACAAATAAATATGAATACAGCTATATCCAAAGAAGGTATAAAAAATGAATATGGTGCTTCTGTTGGAAAAACATTATTAAAATATTATGGGGAAGATGATATAAGAAATAAGGCAAAAGCTTATGCTTCTGCAGGTTCTGATGCTCGTATGGGCGGATGTGCTATGCCTGTAGTTACAAATTCGGGAAGTGGTAATCAGGGGATTACTGCTTCTATTCCTGTAATAGAATATGCATCACATTTAAAAGTATCTGAAGAAAAATTATACAGAGCTTTAGTGTTATCTAATTTAATAGCTATTTTACAAAAGAAACATATAGGTAAATTGTCAGCATTTTGCGGAGTTGTATGTGCTGCTACTGGTGCTGCTTCTGGTATTGCTTATTTGCATGATGCTACATACAAACAAATATCTGATACTATAATTAATGCTTTATGTACTATAGGCGGAATGGTTTGCGATGGAGCTAAATCTTCTTGTGCTTCAAAGATTGCTGAGGCTATTGATTGCGGAATACTTGCTTTTAATATGGCTAAAGATGGTAAAGTATTTAAGTCTGGTGATGGGCTTGTAAAAGATGATGTTGAGGCTACTATTGACAGCATAGGAAGAATGGCTAAAGAAGGCATGAAGGCTACCGATGTTGAAATACTCAATATTATGATAGAAAAATAA
- a CDS encoding dicarboxylate/amino acid:cation symporter has product MEKKFKLGLVPRLIIGILLGIFFGQQFIPEVISRVIVTASGIFSSYLKFVIPLMIVSYVSMGIADLKEGSGFLLLITCILAYGSTLIAGSASFLVAYNLFPSFMSADDIQRIADAAGNSVAPYLSITVTPLLDTLAAVLFAFIIGLGISTMRGKEIGDYLYHVFKELSTIIDKVLRVSIIPLLPLYICGTFVDMTRSGKTFVILGILWKVFIVVIIMHLLYLLIAFLVSGSIGKKNPFMLMKNQIAGYATALGTQSSAATIPVNLQCAEKDGISEQIRNFVVPLCANIHMAGSMITITACATAVCLMNQIPITYSTILPFIAMLGIAMIASPGAPGGSIMTALPFLYMVGLGGPDSPLSAIMVALYITQDSFGTACNVSGDNALGLIVDTIYKKKVVKA; this is encoded by the coding sequence ATGGAAAAAAAATTTAAACTTGGATTAGTGCCTAGGTTGATTATTGGAATTTTACTTGGTATATTTTTTGGTCAGCAATTTATACCAGAAGTAATATCTAGAGTCATAGTAACTGCATCTGGTATATTCAGCTCTTATCTAAAATTTGTAATACCTTTGATGATAGTTTCTTATGTATCTATGGGTATAGCTGATTTAAAAGAAGGCTCTGGTTTTTTACTGCTTATAACTTGTATATTGGCCTATGGTTCTACATTAATTGCTGGTTCTGCATCATTCTTAGTTGCTTATAACTTGTTTCCTAGCTTTATGAGTGCTGATGACATTCAAAGAATTGCTGATGCTGCTGGTAATTCTGTTGCTCCTTATTTATCTATAACTGTAACACCTTTACTAGATACTTTAGCTGCTGTTTTATTTGCATTTATAATAGGTCTTGGAATATCTACTATGAGAGGCAAAGAAATAGGAGATTATCTATATCATGTTTTCAAAGAATTATCTACTATAATAGACAAAGTTTTGCGTGTATCTATAATTCCTTTACTTCCTCTTTATATTTGCGGTACTTTTGTTGATATGACTAGATCTGGAAAAACTTTTGTAATATTAGGAATATTATGGAAAGTATTTATAGTAGTAATCATAATGCATTTACTTTATTTATTAATAGCATTCTTAGTATCTGGCTCAATAGGAAAGAAAAATCCTTTTATGCTTATGAAAAACCAAATTGCAGGATATGCAACCGCTTTAGGTACACAATCATCTGCTGCTACTATACCTGTTAATTTACAATGTGCTGAAAAAGATGGAATATCTGAACAAATAAGAAATTTCGTAGTTCCTCTCTGTGCTAATATTCACATGGCAGGTTCTATGATTACAATTACAGCATGTGCTACAGCAGTATGTTTAATGAATCAGATTCCTATAACTTACAGCACTATACTTCCATTTATTGCTATGCTTGGTATTGCTATGATAGCTTCTCCCGGTGCTCCCGGCGGTTCTATAATGACAGCTTTACCATTCCTTTATATGGTTGGTCTTGGCGGTCCTGATAGTCCTTTAAGTGCTATAATGGTTGCTCTATACATTACTCAAGACTCATTCGGTACTGCTTGCAATGTATCTGGTGATAATGCTTTGGGGCTTATAGTTGATACAATATATAAAAAGAAAGTTGTAAAAGCTTAA
- a CDS encoding chloride channel protein: MKLNFEAKYIKLYVLSSFIGATVGFIVSFYRMILYRLSINIFYVSNFILSKWYYPIIMFIVLIALGSLIGLILRHYPQIRGAGVPQINYYLSLNEPKNIFVEIILKLLGSMISFASGLSLGRAGPSMHIGTLVGLFYHKHFYSHISKYRRYLIISGACAGMTATFSAPFTGIAFSFEELKENKNHIVFVCIALSSISSILVIEHILGQSMILNFNLPRILEVRHYISLLPLGLICGLLASFQNILMNTFNKFYQNIKNDILRPVPAFITAGIMIMFFPYVLGSGDLLIGSIVMDKFPIYMLVILIFVKLFYTSVCSTSGAVGGVFFPTFILGSSIGSLYDIFLVHYFPEYIMYGDLFIVLGITSMMSGITRTPIMVCILILEISSSVSNFVALMIVAIISYMVAKVLGVTSIYDHND, from the coding sequence ATGAAACTGAATTTTGAGGCGAAGTATATTAAGCTATATGTATTGTCATCGTTTATAGGGGCAACGGTTGGGTTTATAGTATCTTTTTATAGGATGATATTATATAGACTAAGTATTAATATTTTTTATGTTTCAAATTTTATTCTTAGCAAATGGTATTATCCTATAATAATGTTTATAGTTTTAATAGCTCTTGGCTCTCTTATAGGGTTAATACTAAGACATTACCCTCAGATAAGAGGTGCGGGAGTTCCTCAAATAAATTATTATTTATCGCTTAATGAACCTAAAAATATTTTTGTTGAAATAATATTAAAACTTTTGGGTAGTATGATATCTTTTGCAAGCGGTCTTTCACTTGGAAGAGCCGGCCCTTCTATGCATATAGGTACACTTGTTGGGCTTTTTTATCATAAACATTTTTATAGTCATATATCCAAATATAGAAGATATCTTATTATATCTGGTGCTTGTGCGGGTATGACTGCTACTTTTAGTGCACCATTTACGGGGATTGCTTTTTCTTTTGAAGAGCTTAAGGAAAATAAAAATCATATAGTTTTTGTTTGTATAGCACTCTCTTCAATATCTTCTATACTTGTAATAGAGCATATTTTAGGGCAGTCTATGATACTTAATTTTAACTTGCCTAGAATACTTGAAGTAAGACATTATATATCATTACTTCCTTTAGGATTAATATGCGGACTTCTTGCTTCTTTTCAAAATATACTAATGAACACATTTAACAAATTCTATCAGAATATAAAAAATGATATACTTCGCCCTGTACCTGCTTTTATAACTGCTGGTATTATGATAATGTTTTTTCCTTATGTATTAGGAAGTGGTGATTTGCTTATAGGAAGTATAGTAATGGATAAGTTTCCTATATATATGCTAGTTATACTTATATTTGTTAAACTTTTTTATACATCAGTATGCTCTACATCTGGAGCTGTGGGGGGAGTATTCTTTCCTACTTTTATACTTGGTTCGTCTATAGGTTCTTTGTATGATATTTTTTTGGTACATTATTTTCCAGAATATATTATGTATGGAGATTTGTTTATAGTGTTGGGCATTACTTCTATGATGTCAGGTATCACAAGAACACCTATAATGGTATGTATATTAATATTAGAGATCTCAAGTTCTGTATCAAATTTCGTTGCTCTTATGATAGTCGCTATAATATCATATATGGTAGCTAAGGTTCTTGGAGTAACTTCTATATATGATCATAATGATTAA
- a CDS encoding sodium:alanine symporter family protein, protein MYIIEQLVSKINSFLWDYTLLIFLCGTGLYFTIRLRFIQIREFKDSFKSTFGSVSLKGSAADEHGMSSFQSLATSIAAQVGTGNLAGAATALVAGGPGAIFWMWVSAFLGMATIFAEATLAQKFKTYKDGQVIGGPAYYIQAAYKGRFGKFLAGLFAILIILALGIMGNMVQSNSISSAFSNSFPVNTKVVGVVVAIISGFIFLGGVKRIASFTEKIVPIMAISYLVGAIVLILLNITKVPHAFYMIFVSAFNPQAVIGGSLGIGIQQAMRFGIARGLFSNEAGMGSTPHAHAIAKVDHPCEQGVVAMMGVFFTFIVLTLTALVILTSGILENHVYNLESHSLIAESLKGIGLAQTAFQMKFGHAGVIFIALCLLFFAFSTIIAWYFFGEQNIKFLFGQKATKVYALVVVVFIFIGSTLKVDLVWSLADCFNGLMVIPNLLGILALSPLVSSLVKDYKRFKKEKKNKSN, encoded by the coding sequence ATGTATATTATTGAACAGTTGGTTTCAAAGATTAATTCATTTTTGTGGGATTATACATTACTTATATTTTTATGCGGTACAGGTCTTTATTTTACTATACGTTTAAGATTTATACAGATAAGAGAGTTTAAAGATAGTTTTAAGTCAACATTTGGTTCTGTATCTTTGAAAGGAAGTGCTGCTGATGAGCATGGTATGAGTTCATTTCAATCTCTTGCAACATCTATTGCTGCTCAAGTGGGTACTGGTAATTTAGCTGGGGCTGCTACTGCTTTAGTTGCTGGAGGTCCCGGTGCTATATTTTGGATGTGGGTATCTGCTTTTTTAGGTATGGCTACAATATTTGCTGAAGCTACATTAGCTCAGAAGTTTAAAACTTATAAAGATGGTCAAGTGATAGGTGGACCTGCTTATTATATACAGGCTGCTTATAAAGGCAGATTTGGTAAATTCTTAGCTGGGTTATTTGCTATTCTTATTATTTTGGCTTTGGGTATAATGGGAAACATGGTGCAGTCTAATTCTATATCATCTGCTTTTTCTAATTCTTTTCCTGTTAATACTAAAGTTGTGGGAGTGGTAGTAGCTATTATTTCTGGATTTATATTTTTAGGCGGTGTTAAGAGAATAGCATCATTTACAGAAAAAATTGTTCCTATAATGGCTATATCTTATCTTGTTGGGGCTATTGTATTAATACTTTTAAATATTACAAAAGTACCTCATGCTTTTTATATGATATTTGTATCAGCATTTAATCCTCAAGCTGTTATAGGCGGTTCTTTAGGAATAGGAATACAGCAGGCTATGCGTTTTGGTATAGCTAGAGGATTATTCTCTAATGAGGCTGGTATGGGTTCTACTCCGCATGCTCATGCTATTGCTAAAGTGGATCATCCTTGCGAGCAGGGGGTTGTTGCTATGATGGGAGTATTCTTTACTTTTATTGTACTTACATTAACTGCTTTAGTAATACTTACTTCTGGAATATTAGAAAATCATGTTTATAATTTAGAATCGCATAGTTTAATAGCTGAATCTTTAAAAGGTATTGGTTTAGCTCAAACTGCTTTTCAGATGAAATTTGGTCATGCTGGTGTGATATTCATTGCTTTATGTTTGCTTTTCTTTGCTTTCTCTACAATTATTGCTTGGTATTTCTTTGGAGAACAAAATATTAAATTTTTATTTGGTCAAAAGGCTACAAAAGTATATGCTTTAGTTGTGGTTGTATTTATATTTATAGGCTCTACTCTTAAAGTTGATTTAGTATGGTCTTTGGCTGACTGTTTTAATGGTCTTATGGTAATACCTAACCTTCTTGGTATATTGGCATTAAGTCCGCTTGTATCTTCACTTGTAAAAGATTATAAGAGATTCAAAAAAGAGAAAAAGAATAAATCTAATTAA
- a CDS encoding aromatic ring-hydroxylating dioxygenase subunit alpha: protein MIYNMWYGVLDSKEIKKSKPLFAKRLNKNLVFWRDENNNICCIEDKCCHRGASLSSGKVCGNNIACPFHGFQFDKNGKVVMIPANGKNTKVDERFFVESYEVRELYGLIWLWYGDKDKINDKIMFPDDLKDNKFSYSTIKDEWHNHYTRCIENQLDVVHISFVHYNTIGKGNKTLVNGPLVEIDEDNNILKFYVNNVIDNGQKALSASEMKKEDFKYFLYFYFPNIWQNYIFDKMRVFGVFAPVDDENTVIYIRFYQKLVNIPIIKNIVNFIGKKFSAYVLKQDKDVVKTQSSKESYLGMKEEKLITADMPIIIYRSHRDKLKKSNNK from the coding sequence ATGATATACAATATGTGGTATGGAGTGTTAGACTCTAAAGAAATAAAGAAAAGTAAACCTCTCTTCGCTAAAAGATTAAATAAAAATCTAGTATTCTGGAGAGATGAAAATAATAATATATGCTGTATAGAAGATAAATGCTGTCATAGGGGGGCTTCATTATCCTCTGGAAAAGTATGCGGTAATAATATAGCTTGTCCTTTTCATGGTTTTCAATTTGACAAAAACGGTAAAGTTGTAATGATTCCTGCTAATGGAAAAAACACTAAAGTTGATGAAAGATTTTTTGTTGAAAGCTATGAGGTGAGAGAGCTTTATGGCTTAATATGGTTATGGTATGGTGATAAAGATAAAATTAATGATAAGATAATGTTTCCGGATGATTTGAAAGATAACAAGTTTTCCTACTCAACAATAAAAGATGAGTGGCATAATCATTATACAAGATGCATAGAAAATCAGCTTGATGTAGTGCATATTTCTTTTGTTCATTACAACACAATAGGCAAAGGAAATAAAACTTTAGTTAATGGTCCATTAGTAGAGATAGATGAAGATAATAATATATTAAAGTTTTATGTAAACAATGTAATTGACAATGGGCAAAAGGCTTTAAGTGCTTCAGAAATGAAAAAAGAAGATTTTAAATATTTTTTATATTTTTATTTTCCTAATATTTGGCAGAATTATATATTTGATAAAATGAGAGTGTTTGGAGTATTTGCCCCTGTTGATGATGAGAACACAGTTATTTATATTAGATTTTATCAAAAACTTGTAAACATACCTATAATAAAAAATATAGTAAACTTTATAGGCAAAAAATTCTCAGCTTATGTATTAAAGCAAGATAAAGATGTAGTAAAAACTCAAAGCTCTAAAGAATCATATTTAGGCATGAAAGAAGAGAAACTAATAACAGCTGATATGCCTATAATAATTTATAGAAGCCATAGAGATAAATTAAAAAAGTCTAATAATAAATAA
- a CDS encoding sodium:alanine symporter family protein, with protein MDIVSNIVAKVNSILWDYLLIIMLCGSGIYFTFRLKFVQIVKFKDGWDRTFGSISLKGKAADKDGMSSFQSLATAIAAQVGTGNLAGAATALIAGGPGAIFWMWVSAFFGMATIFVEASLGQKYKTTTEDGHVIGGPAYYITAAYKGALGKFLAVLFAVFIILALGFMGNMVQSNSISGAFVNAFPSIKPIYVGIVCAIIAAFIFIGGLRRIASFTEKIVPIMALFYIIGSLIIIIMNIKNLPSSIALIFTSAFNPQAVIGGGLGIGIQQAMRFGVARGLFSNEAGMGSTPHAHALAKVKHPCEQGVVAMIGVFFDTFIVVTLTALVILTSDILQTRIYPLESAALIPEILKGVGLPQEAFRLGFGFFGVVFVAVCLFFFAFTTIVGWYFFGEQNIKYLFGVKAAKVYAVLVVCFVLLGSALKVDLVWSLADTFNGLMVIPNLLGLLALGGVASALFKEYNDLNKK; from the coding sequence ATGGATATTGTTTCAAACATAGTAGCAAAGGTAAACAGTATTTTGTGGGATTATCTGTTGATAATCATGCTATGCGGAAGTGGAATTTATTTCACTTTTAGACTTAAATTTGTGCAGATAGTGAAGTTCAAAGATGGCTGGGACAGAACCTTTGGAAGTATTTCTTTAAAAGGTAAAGCTGCTGACAAAGATGGTATGAGTTCTTTCCAATCTTTAGCAACTGCAATTGCTGCTCAAGTTGGTACTGGTAATTTAGCTGGTGCTGCTACTGCTTTGATTGCTGGAGGACCAGGAGCAATATTTTGGATGTGGGTATCTGCTTTCTTTGGTATGGCTACTATATTTGTTGAGGCTTCTTTAGGCCAAAAATACAAAACTACTACTGAAGATGGTCATGTTATAGGTGGCCCTGCTTACTACATTACTGCTGCTTATAAAGGTGCTCTTGGTAAATTTTTAGCTGTTTTATTTGCTGTATTCATTATATTAGCTTTAGGTTTTATGGGTAATATGGTTCAGTCAAACTCTATATCTGGTGCTTTTGTTAATGCTTTCCCTTCTATTAAACCTATATATGTTGGTATAGTATGTGCTATAATAGCTGCTTTCATATTTATTGGCGGTTTAAGAAGAATAGCTTCATTTACTGAAAAAATTGTTCCTATTATGGCTTTATTTTATATAATAGGTTCTTTAATTATTATAATAATGAATATTAAAAACCTTCCTAGTTCTATTGCTTTAATATTTACTTCTGCTTTTAATCCTCAAGCTGTTATAGGCGGCGGATTAGGTATAGGTATACAACAAGCTATGCGTTTTGGTGTTGCTCGCGGTTTATTCTCTAACGAAGCTGGTATGGGTTCTACTCCGCATGCACACGCTTTAGCTAAAGTTAAACACCCTTGCGAACAAGGTGTTGTTGCTATGATAGGTGTATTCTTTGATACATTTATAGTTGTTACTTTAACTGCTTTAGTTATATTAACTTCTGATATATTACAAACTAGAATATATCCATTAGAATCAGCTGCTCTTATACCTGAAATATTAAAAGGTGTTGGTTTACCTCAAGAAGCATTTAGATTAGGATTTGGTTTCTTTGGTGTAGTATTTGTTGCTGTATGTTTGTTCTTCTTTGCTTTCACTACTATAGTAGGTTGGTATTTCTTTGGAGAGCAAAACATTAAATATTTATTTGGTGTAAAAGCTGCTAAAGTTTATGCTGTTTTAGTTGTTTGTTTCGTGCTTTTAGGTTCAGCTTTAAAAGTTGATTTAGTATGGTCTTTGGCTGATACTTTCAATGGTTTAATGGTTATACCAAACCTTTTGGGGCTTTTAGCATTAGGCGGAGTTGCTTCTGCTTTATTTAAAGAATATAATGATTTAAATAAAAAATAA
- a CDS encoding lipopolysaccharide assembly protein LapB has protein sequence MTLDYKVLEKMKIKIFVLFLVFFSLSFTYDASNINNAYMFYRAKNYKKAAELLEYEIKTTPVLKIEYYEMLANSYMYMKDYNNMLRVARDGIIVNRFSHKLYFQKGYALYKLGRTNEAIEPIRHSLILNPDDAYMNNFLGLLYLYTEDYNLAEAAFLKANIYSTNNVVYMINLAATYERDKNYISALKIYEDVYNIDKTYRNVAESINRVKNYLGYTNENIKVANTVETTHNEDTEVNSIEPIVSTNQIVTNNTYTTNTINTNNILNNTNQ, from the coding sequence ATGACTTTAGATTACAAAGTTTTAGAAAAGATGAAAATTAAAATATTTGTTTTATTTTTAGTTTTTTTTAGCTTAAGTTTTACCTATGATGCTTCTAATATTAATAATGCATATATGTTTTATAGAGCCAAAAATTATAAGAAAGCTGCAGAATTATTAGAATATGAAATTAAAACTACGCCTGTACTAAAAATAGAATATTATGAGATGCTTGCAAATTCATATATGTATATGAAAGATTATAATAATATGCTTAGAGTGGCAAGAGATGGTATTATAGTGAATAGATTTTCTCATAAGCTTTATTTCCAGAAAGGTTATGCTTTATATAAATTAGGTAGAACTAATGAGGCTATCGAACCTATAAGACACTCTTTAATATTAAATCCTGATGATGCTTATATGAATAATTTTTTGGGATTATTATATCTCTATACTGAAGATTATAATTTAGCTGAGGCTGCTTTTTTGAAGGCTAATATATATAGCACTAATAATGTTGTATATATGATTAATTTGGCTGCTACTTATGAAAGAGATAAAAATTATATATCAGCTTTAAAGATTTATGAAGATGTTTATAATATAGATAAAACTTATAGAAATGTGGCTGAATCTATAAATAGAGTTAAAAATTACTTGGGATATACAAACGAAAACATAAAAGTTGCAAATACTGTTGAAACCACTCATAATGAAGACACAGAAGTTAATTCAATAGAGCCTATAGTAAGTACAAATCAAATTGTTACTAATAATACATATACAACTAATACAATTAATACTAATAATATACTAAACAACACAAATCAGTAA